Proteins from a single region of Mucilaginibacter daejeonensis:
- a CDS encoding glycoside hydrolase family 3 N-terminal domain-containing protein, with protein sequence MYKVKISLIALAIAGIQLNAEAQRKTVNQRVDSVMRLMTLDEKIGQLNQYSGREVTGPLVKQNANMLNDIRQGKVGSMLNVQGVQNTRHVQEEAMRSRLKIPLLFGMDVIHGYKTIFPVPLAESATWDMDLIRLSAHIAAKEAAAVGLHWTFAPMVDVARDPRWGRIMEGAGEDTYLGNDIARARVLGFQGDKLGGLDAVMACAKHFAAYGAVSSGRDYNDVEMSEHQLWETYLPPFKAAVDAGAATFMSSFNTLNGVPTAASNYLQRDILKGQWKYSGFVVSDWGSIDQMIKWGYVPDKKQAALKAIISGCDMDMMSYSYIEHLKELVNTKQVSIKLIDDAVKRILAKKFELGLFDDPYRFCNEEREKAELNNPEHVKATLKVAQRSIVLLKNEASILPIQNSFKKIAVIGPLADSKRDMQGAWAGANDADRVVTLLSGLKQKIGNGVQITYTKGSTIKTNDTTGFAEAVKVAKDADLVIMALGEAYDQSGESRSRADIGLPGSQDQLFSAVQATGKPVVAVLMAGRPLIFSNIAAKANAILYAWFLGDQAGNAIADVLTGAVNPSGKLPVTFPRSVGQIPLTYNDYKTGHPYNSNVFQYQTGYIDVPNAPRYAFGHGLSYTTFKYSDLKLDRSTMRKNGKITASLTLTNTGTRAGEEVVQMYIHDPVASVVQPTKKLKGYGKVALEPGASTTIVFIINAETLSFYNQQLKWDAEPGKFKVMIGSASDDIKLQADIELQ encoded by the coding sequence ATGTATAAAGTAAAGATCAGCCTTATAGCTCTGGCCATCGCCGGAATCCAATTGAATGCCGAGGCACAACGCAAAACCGTTAACCAGCGGGTAGATTCGGTGATGCGCCTCATGACCCTTGACGAAAAGATCGGTCAGCTTAACCAATACTCAGGCCGTGAGGTGACCGGTCCCTTGGTGAAGCAGAACGCCAATATGCTGAACGACATACGGCAGGGCAAAGTAGGCTCCATGCTGAACGTGCAGGGCGTGCAGAACACGCGCCATGTACAGGAGGAGGCCATGAGGTCGCGTTTGAAGATACCGTTGCTTTTTGGGATGGACGTGATACACGGCTATAAGACCATTTTCCCGGTACCACTGGCCGAATCGGCCACCTGGGATATGGACCTTATCCGTCTATCGGCGCACATCGCGGCAAAAGAGGCCGCTGCCGTTGGTTTGCACTGGACCTTTGCACCTATGGTGGATGTGGCTCGTGATCCGCGCTGGGGTCGCATTATGGAAGGCGCTGGTGAAGATACCTATTTAGGCAACGACATAGCAAGGGCGCGTGTGCTCGGCTTTCAAGGCGATAAACTGGGTGGGTTGGACGCCGTGATGGCCTGCGCCAAACACTTTGCCGCCTACGGAGCCGTATCATCAGGTCGTGATTACAACGACGTGGAAATGAGTGAGCACCAGCTTTGGGAAACCTACCTGCCGCCATTCAAAGCTGCCGTTGACGCAGGCGCTGCCACTTTCATGAGCTCCTTTAATACCCTTAACGGCGTACCCACCGCGGCCAGCAACTACTTACAGCGCGACATTTTGAAAGGGCAATGGAAATATAGCGGTTTTGTAGTAAGTGATTGGGGCTCGATAGACCAGATGATCAAATGGGGTTACGTTCCTGACAAAAAGCAGGCCGCTCTAAAAGCGATAATTTCCGGCTGCGATATGGACATGATGAGCTATAGCTACATCGAACATTTGAAAGAGCTCGTTAATACCAAACAAGTAAGTATAAAACTGATCGACGATGCAGTAAAGCGGATCCTGGCTAAAAAATTTGAGTTGGGCCTTTTCGATGATCCTTATCGCTTTTGTAATGAAGAACGTGAGAAGGCAGAATTAAATAACCCTGAACACGTTAAGGCAACGCTTAAGGTAGCCCAACGTTCTATCGTTTTGTTAAAGAACGAAGCCTCCATTTTGCCTATACAAAACTCGTTCAAAAAGATAGCTGTGATCGGTCCGCTGGCCGATTCAAAACGGGATATGCAGGGCGCATGGGCCGGTGCTAATGATGCTGATAGGGTTGTTACCTTACTTAGCGGACTGAAGCAAAAAATAGGAAATGGAGTGCAGATCACTTATACAAAAGGTTCCACCATCAAGACCAATGATACCACCGGCTTTGCCGAGGCGGTCAAAGTAGCTAAAGACGCTGATCTGGTGATCATGGCCTTGGGCGAGGCTTACGACCAAAGCGGCGAATCGCGCTCACGGGCTGATATAGGCCTACCGGGTAGCCAGGATCAGCTTTTCTCGGCAGTGCAGGCCACCGGTAAGCCGGTAGTGGCAGTGCTGATGGCCGGTCGCCCGCTCATATTCTCGAACATAGCTGCCAAGGCCAACGCCATACTGTATGCGTGGTTCCTGGGTGATCAAGCCGGAAATGCGATAGCCGATGTACTGACCGGTGCGGTAAACCCATCAGGAAAATTACCGGTGACCTTCCCGCGCTCGGTCGGCCAGATCCCTTTAACGTATAACGATTACAAAACGGGCCACCCATACAACTCTAACGTATTCCAGTACCAGACCGGCTACATCGATGTGCCCAACGCGCCGCGTTATGCCTTTGGTCACGGCTTAAGCTATACGACCTTCAAATATTCAGACCTGAAACTTGACCGATCGACCATGCGAAAGAATGGTAAGATCACCGCAAGCCTAACACTGACGAATACCGGCACCCGCGCGGGTGAAGAAGTGGTGCAGATGTACATCCATGACCCGGTAGCCTCAGTGGTACAGCCTACCAAAAAACTCAAGGGCTATGGCAAAGTGGCACTTGAACCTGGCGCATCAACGACCATTGTTTTTATCATTAACGCGGAAACGCTCTCTTTTTACAACCAGCAACTGAAGTGGGATGCTGAACCAGGAAAGTTCAAAGTGATGATCGGTTCTGCGTCTGATGACATCAAGCTTCAGGCCGATATCGAACTTCAATAA
- a CDS encoding glycoside hydrolase family 3 N-terminal domain-containing protein, with the protein MPLKLVGALITVGLASLTAYAQDKAPKLGKNTVKEVVAAMTLEEKVLMVIGGGRDAAPSAFADGSMVGSTNFRIPGAAGVTNAIPRLGIPAIVLADGPAGVRMDVKRKNDEHRYFATAFPSGTTLASTWNPELVERVGRAFGNEVKEFGADIILAPGVNIHRNPLGGRNFEYYSEDPVLTGEIAGGIINGIQSNGVGTSIKHFVANNQESDRAGVDVHIDERTLREIYLKGFEIAIKRSSPWTVMSSYNLVNGTHTSERHDLLTTLLRNEWSFKGYVMTDWGGKAKNWTEQMKAGNDMIMPGNNKQIQRIISAVKNDSLEVKVLNTNVERILNIIVRTPSFANYKFSNAPDLKAHALVSREAASEGQVLLKNDAQTLPLSSKQGKVALFGNISYALIAGGMGSGDVNKAYTVSVAKGLTNAGFELDKELSGPYAQYNSNWRNWSKEFPVTDELINKKAAECAVAVLTIGRNSGETKDRDLDHDYYLKPSELSLIERTAEAFHRQHKKLIIVLNICAPIDTKGLKDKADAILLAWQPGMEGGDAIADVLSGKVNPSGKLPDTFAQNYNDLSSASSFPGTPVDEPTDVYYKEGIYVGYRYFDTFKKEPAYEFGYGLSYTTFGFGPIKVNSSTIKDKVTASLTVTNTGKVAGKEVVQLYISAPAKTMDKPMQELKAFAKTRLLEPGATQTITFDIPVSYLASFDNAQNAWVAEAGTYQLKAGSSSRQIKQTISVTLPKTVITQKVNSILHPQAPVNVIKP; encoded by the coding sequence ATGCCCCTGAAGCTTGTGGGCGCGCTTATTACCGTTGGTTTGGCCAGTTTGACCGCCTACGCACAAGACAAAGCCCCTAAGCTGGGAAAGAATACCGTTAAAGAAGTAGTTGCCGCCATGACCCTTGAAGAAAAGGTGTTAATGGTGATAGGGGGAGGGCGCGATGCAGCTCCCTCTGCCTTTGCCGATGGCTCAATGGTGGGCAGCACCAATTTCAGGATACCCGGAGCTGCCGGTGTGACCAATGCCATACCGCGTCTGGGCATCCCCGCTATAGTGTTGGCCGATGGGCCTGCAGGGGTGCGCATGGATGTGAAACGTAAGAATGATGAGCACCGGTACTTTGCTACCGCGTTCCCGTCGGGCACCACGCTGGCCTCCACCTGGAACCCCGAGTTGGTAGAACGTGTTGGAAGGGCATTTGGCAACGAGGTCAAAGAGTTCGGGGCCGATATTATACTTGCTCCTGGAGTCAATATCCACCGCAACCCGCTGGGCGGACGTAACTTTGAGTATTACTCTGAAGATCCCGTGCTCACCGGTGAGATAGCGGGCGGTATCATCAACGGGATACAATCGAATGGGGTAGGCACCTCCATCAAGCATTTTGTGGCTAATAACCAGGAATCTGACCGTGCCGGTGTAGATGTGCATATTGACGAGCGCACCCTGCGCGAGATATACCTTAAAGGTTTCGAGATCGCGATCAAGCGATCATCGCCGTGGACGGTCATGTCATCCTACAACTTAGTGAACGGGACCCATACTTCAGAAAGGCATGACCTGCTTACCACCTTGCTGCGCAATGAATGGAGTTTTAAGGGTTATGTGATGACCGATTGGGGTGGCAAGGCCAAGAATTGGACCGAGCAAATGAAAGCCGGCAATGACATGATCATGCCCGGCAATAATAAACAGATCCAGCGCATCATATCTGCCGTTAAAAATGACTCGCTTGAGGTAAAGGTGTTGAACACCAATGTCGAACGCATTTTGAACATCATTGTGCGTACGCCAAGCTTTGCCAACTATAAATTCAGTAATGCGCCTGATCTGAAAGCGCATGCCTTGGTATCCCGAGAGGCCGCCAGCGAAGGTCAGGTATTGCTTAAGAATGATGCACAGACCTTACCGTTGTCATCAAAGCAGGGTAAGGTGGCACTGTTCGGTAACATCAGCTATGCGCTTATAGCCGGTGGTATGGGTAGTGGCGATGTGAATAAGGCTTACACTGTATCGGTGGCCAAAGGTTTGACCAATGCTGGTTTTGAACTGGACAAAGAGCTATCAGGACCCTATGCACAGTATAATTCCAATTGGCGTAACTGGAGCAAAGAGTTCCCGGTAACTGACGAGCTGATCAATAAAAAGGCAGCTGAATGTGCGGTAGCGGTGCTGACCATTGGCCGCAACAGCGGCGAGACCAAGGACCGTGACCTTGATCATGATTACTACCTCAAACCAAGTGAACTTTCACTCATCGAGCGCACCGCCGAAGCGTTTCATCGCCAGCATAAAAAGCTGATCATCGTGCTTAATATTTGCGCACCTATCGATACCAAAGGCTTGAAAGACAAGGCTGACGCGATACTACTGGCCTGGCAGCCGGGTATGGAAGGTGGCGATGCCATTGCCGATGTGCTGAGCGGCAAAGTGAACCCATCAGGAAAATTGCCTGATACCTTTGCACAAAACTATAATGACCTTTCATCGGCCAGCAGCTTTCCGGGCACACCTGTTGATGAACCGACCGACGTATATTATAAGGAAGGCATATATGTGGGCTATCGCTACTTTGATACCTTTAAAAAAGAGCCGGCATATGAGTTCGGCTATGGTCTGTCGTACACCACATTCGGTTTCGGGCCGATCAAGGTCAATTCATCAACCATTAAAGATAAGGTGACCGCATCGCTAACCGTGACCAATACCGGCAAGGTGGCGGGTAAAGAGGTGGTGCAGTTATATATTTCGGCCCCTGCCAAAACCATGGACAAGCCCATGCAGGAACTTAAGGCCTTCGCCAAGACGAGGCTGTTAGAGCCCGGTGCGACACAGACCATTACGTTCGATATACCGGTATCATACCTTGCCTCGTTCGATAATGCGCAAAACGCCTGGGTAGCCGAAGCGGGCACTTACCAGCTGAAAGCCGGAAGCTCGTCAAGGCAGATCAAACAGACCATCAGCGTAACGCTGCCTAAAACAGTGATCACCCAAAAGGTCAACTCGATCTTGCACCCGCAGGCACCTGTCAATGTCATCAAGCCTTAA
- a CDS encoding RagB/SusD family nutrient uptake outer membrane protein, with product MKKHLHHIYGAILLLMAVSGCSKDFFEPSYTEGPITEESIWITDRRVREYLNQGYNYLLGRYNLDGGAILASASDEAVNSNLSSVINIFNNGTWGPLRTFDDQYTNLYTGLRVANVFLQRSPTSTIYPVSDLTGLRGEAFFLRAMYHYELFKRYGQIVLATRPFVVGEDLNLPRNTVEEVVRSITTDCDSAINQIAAASTRDWDAANYGRATKAAGMALKAKTLLIYASPLYNTSNDVNRWQNAASAAKALMDLNKHGLLSAADYPNLWDYTNTATSYNKEVIFATPAGSVNTIESNNAPIGFTGGLGRTNPTQDLVDAFEMTNGKPITDPTSGYNPQAPYTGRDPRLNQFIIVNGSTFKTGSLSRPVETFEGGLDNVPTNVNNTKSGYYMRKFLSSNATYNVNTITNVRRPWVLFRYAEILLMYAEALNEVSGPTQPVYDAVNAVRVRAGMPVLPAGLSQITMRERIRNERRVEFCFEEQRFFDVRRWKLGETYFNGPIRGMKITKSGTALSYSPFVIENRVFTAKNYLYPIPQAEIDKADKLTQNPGYN from the coding sequence ATGAAGAAGCATTTACATCATATATACGGCGCTATCCTGCTGCTTATGGCGGTTTCGGGTTGCAGCAAGGACTTTTTCGAGCCATCATACACCGAAGGCCCGATCACCGAAGAATCCATTTGGATAACTGACCGCCGGGTGCGCGAGTACCTCAATCAAGGCTACAATTATTTGCTGGGTCGTTACAATTTGGATGGCGGTGCTATACTGGCTAGCGCAAGCGATGAGGCAGTGAACTCCAACTTAAGCAGTGTTATCAATATATTTAATAACGGCACCTGGGGGCCATTGCGCACATTCGACGATCAGTACACTAACTTATATACCGGATTGCGGGTAGCGAACGTGTTCTTACAAAGGTCACCTACCAGTACCATTTACCCGGTAAGTGATCTGACCGGGTTGCGTGGAGAAGCATTCTTTCTAAGGGCCATGTACCATTATGAACTGTTCAAAAGGTACGGACAGATCGTACTGGCCACCCGCCCGTTCGTGGTAGGTGAGGACCTGAATTTACCGCGCAACACGGTAGAGGAGGTGGTGCGCTCGATCACTACCGATTGTGATTCGGCTATTAACCAGATCGCGGCCGCCTCCACTCGTGATTGGGATGCTGCCAACTATGGCCGCGCTACCAAGGCAGCAGGTATGGCACTTAAAGCAAAGACACTGCTGATCTATGCCAGCCCGCTATACAACACCAGTAACGACGTTAACCGTTGGCAAAACGCTGCCAGTGCAGCTAAAGCGTTGATGGACCTTAACAAGCATGGGTTGTTAAGCGCTGCCGATTATCCTAACCTTTGGGATTACACCAACACGGCCACTTCTTACAATAAGGAGGTGATATTTGCTACCCCGGCAGGCTCGGTGAACACCATCGAGTCGAACAATGCCCCGATCGGTTTTACAGGTGGTTTGGGCCGTACCAACCCTACCCAGGATCTGGTGGATGCTTTTGAGATGACCAACGGCAAGCCTATCACAGACCCTACTTCAGGTTACAACCCGCAGGCGCCATACACTGGCCGTGACCCACGCTTGAACCAGTTCATCATCGTGAATGGGTCGACCTTTAAAACAGGCAGCCTGAGCCGCCCGGTCGAGACCTTTGAAGGTGGTTTGGACAACGTGCCTACTAACGTGAATAACACCAAGTCAGGTTATTACATGCGCAAGTTCCTGAGCAGTAATGCCACCTACAACGTGAACACGATCACCAACGTGCGCCGCCCTTGGGTATTATTTAGGTATGCCGAGATATTGCTGATGTACGCCGAGGCGCTTAACGAAGTATCAGGACCTACTCAACCGGTGTACGATGCCGTGAACGCGGTACGTGTTCGTGCGGGGATGCCTGTGCTGCCTGCTGGCTTGAGCCAGATCACCATGCGTGAACGCATCCGTAATGAGCGCCGTGTGGAATTTTGTTTTGAAGAGCAGCGATTCTTTGACGTGCGCCGCTGGAAACTGGGCGAGACCTATTTTAACGGCCCTATACGCGGCATGAAGATCACTAAGTCGGGTACCGCGCTCTCGTATTCACCATTTGTGATCGAGAACCGGGTGTTCACGGCAAAGAATTATCTGTACCCGATCCCACAGGCGGAGATAGATAAAGCCGATAAACTGACCCAAAATCCAGGATATAATTAA
- a CDS encoding SusC/RagA family TonB-linked outer membrane protein translates to MTKYIKCFGSFLTFSAVLISVGAHGQTLSSKTYSGKVNDSNGAALNAVEVAVMGTTLRTSSDRSGTFMIKCMADDSLVFKRDGYKELHVAAKDRTPLNIVLTAVNNTAYYDEIIDIPFGKRTRRELNYAISALKTDDLPKIPVSNLSSMLAGRFSGLLVQQTGNQPGTENFSFQVRGKSSYAQGANPVLLVDGVERDFSDMDLNEIESVTVLKDAAALNWYGLIGGNGVILVNTRHGKANQNYVNFDIQGGFLRTENLVRPLNSFDYATLYNQALTNAGQAPAYDQTALNAYRNGTDQYLYPNNNYIDRFLNRTAPVQRYAVSLGGGSDKIRYFTNVSYYDQNGLFKETNTDDYNSNTNYKRYNFRVNLDYEVTKTLSFSLLAGVRSERRNDPIGGGGGGTAAVLNSLFTLPPNAFPIQNQDGTYGGTSVYQVNPLGQLQNSGVYKAITNVLQATISAKQKLDFLTPGLSANVFFSYDNYGNYTNGFTQNYSVVNQTVTPAQTYRTPAILAYQFAGFGTSTKNNEIWAGFDYDRRVGDHKVNASVRAQQATSAAVDRIDYNERLFVARADYGYKNRYFLGFTGSYSGSENYAPGRRFGFFPAGTIGWLVSDEDFFKNKSPLSYLKLRASYGRSGNIGPTYDSNGNVVRLPYRALFTRGAGPILGSSFSSTTTAYEVSPTGNPLTTWEKIDRLNVGADLGLFNNSLNLSADYFNETRTDILGSANLPGILGVAVSAVNSGKVNSKGVDLNGIYQRSFHEVKVSINGNLTYAANKLLEQSLPGGTISYQSPVGYNIGNVASYSNKRFYVSDGLFQSQGQINASPKQSLSGLVVPGDIKYKDINGDNIIDSRDAIATNYTDIPNVYYGFGFNISYKLFDISTQFQGVSGRTVDIKSAVYAGPNTLNQLSLDAWTPATAATAKFPRLALSDNGNNNAASDLWLRSGNYLKLRTVELGLTLPKSFTYKLHMQRARFFVGGYNLLTFSKLKEFGIDPETPTAGRASNYPYVKTYTLGLNVKF, encoded by the coding sequence ATGACAAAATATATAAAGTGTTTCGGTTCGTTCCTGACCTTTTCGGCAGTGCTGATCAGCGTAGGGGCACATGGCCAAACACTGAGCAGCAAGACCTACAGTGGTAAGGTCAATGACTCAAATGGTGCTGCACTCAACGCTGTGGAAGTAGCGGTGATGGGCACAACGTTGCGCACAAGCTCTGATAGGAGTGGCACATTCATGATCAAATGCATGGCCGACGACTCGCTTGTGTTCAAACGCGATGGTTATAAAGAACTGCACGTGGCGGCAAAAGATCGAACGCCGCTCAACATCGTGCTTACCGCTGTTAACAATACCGCTTACTATGATGAGATCATTGATATACCTTTCGGCAAGCGCACCCGCCGGGAGCTTAATTACGCGATTAGCGCTTTAAAGACCGATGATCTTCCAAAGATCCCGGTAAGTAACTTATCGAGTATGCTGGCCGGCCGTTTCAGTGGTCTTCTGGTTCAGCAAACCGGGAATCAACCCGGTACGGAGAATTTTAGCTTCCAGGTACGTGGCAAGTCATCTTATGCACAAGGCGCTAACCCTGTTTTACTGGTTGATGGTGTGGAGCGTGATTTTAGCGACATGGACCTTAATGAGATAGAAAGTGTGACCGTATTGAAAGATGCCGCCGCGTTGAACTGGTACGGCCTTATTGGCGGCAACGGCGTGATCTTGGTGAACACCCGCCATGGTAAAGCCAATCAAAACTATGTCAACTTTGATATTCAGGGCGGATTCCTGAGAACGGAGAACCTGGTGAGACCGTTAAATTCTTTTGATTACGCAACGCTTTACAACCAAGCGTTGACCAACGCCGGTCAGGCACCGGCTTATGACCAAACGGCGCTTAACGCCTACCGTAATGGTACTGATCAGTATCTGTACCCGAACAATAACTACATCGACCGGTTCCTGAACAGGACGGCACCTGTACAACGTTATGCGGTATCATTAGGAGGCGGAAGTGATAAGATCAGGTATTTTACTAACGTGAGCTATTATGATCAGAACGGTCTGTTCAAAGAGACCAACACCGATGATTACAACTCCAACACCAATTACAAGCGCTACAACTTCAGGGTGAACCTGGATTATGAAGTGACCAAGACCTTGAGCTTTTCCTTACTGGCGGGTGTACGCAGTGAGCGCCGGAATGACCCGATCGGTGGTGGCGGCGGCGGCACAGCGGCAGTGCTTAATAGCCTGTTCACATTGCCGCCAAATGCCTTCCCGATACAGAACCAGGACGGAACTTACGGCGGCACCTCGGTATACCAGGTGAACCCGCTCGGCCAATTGCAAAATAGTGGTGTGTATAAGGCGATCACCAACGTGCTGCAGGCCACCATATCTGCTAAACAAAAGCTCGACTTCCTGACACCGGGTCTGTCAGCAAATGTGTTCTTCTCGTATGATAACTATGGTAACTATACCAACGGTTTTACGCAGAACTATTCGGTAGTTAACCAAACTGTTACCCCGGCTCAAACATACCGTACCCCGGCCATACTGGCTTACCAATTCGCGGGTTTTGGTACCAGTACCAAGAACAACGAGATATGGGCTGGTTTTGATTATGACCGCCGAGTAGGTGATCACAAGGTCAACGCTTCTGTTAGGGCTCAGCAAGCCACCAGCGCCGCGGTAGACCGTATAGATTACAACGAGCGCTTGTTCGTTGCCCGTGCCGATTACGGTTACAAGAACCGCTATTTCCTGGGCTTTACCGGCAGCTACTCGGGTTCTGAGAACTACGCGCCCGGCCGCAGGTTCGGTTTCTTCCCGGCCGGAACGATCGGCTGGCTGGTGTCTGATGAGGACTTTTTCAAGAACAAGTCGCCACTTAGCTATTTGAAGCTGCGTGCCTCATACGGTCGCAGTGGCAACATCGGTCCAACTTATGATTCAAATGGGAACGTGGTGCGCCTACCTTACCGCGCATTGTTCACACGTGGTGCCGGTCCAATCTTAGGTTCGTCGTTCTCGAGCACTACCACTGCTTACGAGGTAAGCCCTACCGGTAACCCATTGACCACCTGGGAAAAGATTGACCGCCTGAACGTTGGTGCCGATCTTGGTCTCTTCAATAACTCACTGAACTTATCGGCCGACTATTTCAACGAGACCCGTACCGACATATTGGGCAGTGCCAACCTGCCAGGCATATTAGGTGTAGCGGTAAGTGCCGTTAACTCGGGCAAAGTGAACAGTAAGGGTGTTGATTTGAACGGTATCTATCAAAGGTCGTTCCATGAGGTCAAGGTGAGCATCAATGGTAACCTGACCTACGCTGCCAATAAATTGTTAGAGCAGTCATTACCGGGAGGAACCATCTCTTACCAGTCGCCTGTCGGTTATAACATTGGCAACGTGGCTTCATATAGCAACAAACGCTTTTACGTTTCTGATGGATTGTTCCAGTCGCAGGGTCAGATCAACGCAAGCCCTAAGCAATCGCTTTCCGGTTTAGTAGTTCCGGGCGATATCAAGTATAAGGATATCAATGGCGATAACATCATTGACAGCCGCGATGCCATCGCAACTAACTACACTGATATCCCTAATGTGTATTACGGTTTTGGCTTCAATATCAGCTATAAGCTATTTGATATCAGCACCCAGTTCCAGGGCGTATCAGGCCGTACGGTAGATATTAAGTCGGCGGTTTATGCGGGTCCTAACACGCTCAACCAGTTATCGCTTGATGCCTGGACCCCGGCTACCGCTGCCACTGCTAAATTTCCTCGCCTCGCACTTAGTGATAATGGTAACAACAATGCCGCTTCTGATCTTTGGCTGCGCTCGGGCAATTACTTGAAACTCCGTACCGTGGAGCTCGGTTTAACGTTGCCTAAAAGCTTCACCTATAAGTTGCACATGCAACGTGCCAGATTCTTTGTAGGCGGATATAACCTGCTTACTTTCTCCAAATTGAAGGAATTCGGTATCGACCCGGAAACTCCTACAGCTGGGAGGGCATCCAATTACCCTTATGTCAAAACGTATACACTGGGCCTTAACGTAAAATTTTGA
- a CDS encoding RagB/SusD family nutrient uptake outer membrane protein encodes MKILKLSLIAITIISVTACKKDFLQRDVGIQTDIEKVFQDPLLASRYADNSYTFSINDYGRLSGYKGMTSQFTDESIANNAQTEVAVMNRGLFLDGGASDVNTIYTQMYRGIRNVNVTLENMEKTPWTAEYNASFIKGEQLYLRAYFYSELIKRFGGVVLLTKAQDFTEAADDLPRASFEATLDQILNDLDQAIALLPQTNADWPNPAAQANRATGAAAMALKARVLLFAASPLNNSSNDLGKWKKAADAALAIINLNKFALETSYANVLQVSSSKEYIRIWPRGGRSYIGTYISDFLVPISYGGQQSNLSPTQNHVDLYEMSNGKPITDPTSGYNPQAPYTNRDPRFYVNILYNGATWQGRAVQTWQTNPNSAGVITYGTDISTAISITKTSYYLKRLWPETSRSGSTASALLNFVYYRYAEVLINYAEALNEAEGPVQAVYNSVDAIRQRAGMPKLPAGLTQAQMRDRIRNERAVEFAFEDMRWWDILRWKKGPAIVAQPMKGMKVIKNPDNSFTYNVVELPAFQKVFEDYMHLYPIPRAEMNKTSGALKQNPGWN; translated from the coding sequence ATGAAAATCTTAAAGCTATCACTGATCGCGATAACCATCATATCTGTCACCGCATGTAAAAAAGACTTTTTACAACGCGACGTAGGTATCCAAACCGATATTGAAAAGGTATTCCAAGATCCGCTGCTGGCATCACGCTATGCCGATAACAGCTACACCTTTAGTATAAATGATTACGGCCGTTTAAGCGGCTACAAAGGCATGACCTCGCAGTTCACCGACGAGTCCATCGCTAACAATGCTCAAACCGAGGTAGCGGTGATGAATCGTGGACTATTCTTAGATGGCGGCGCCTCTGACGTGAATACCATCTACACACAAATGTACCGTGGCATACGCAACGTGAACGTTACCCTGGAAAACATGGAGAAAACACCATGGACGGCCGAGTACAACGCCAGCTTCATCAAAGGTGAGCAGCTATACCTGCGTGCCTATTTCTACTCAGAACTGATCAAACGTTTTGGCGGCGTAGTATTGCTCACCAAAGCGCAAGACTTTACCGAAGCGGCCGATGATCTGCCACGTGCATCCTTTGAGGCCACACTTGACCAGATCCTGAATGATCTTGACCAGGCCATAGCCTTGTTGCCACAAACCAACGCCGACTGGCCTAACCCAGCTGCACAGGCCAACCGTGCAACAGGTGCTGCAGCCATGGCGCTTAAAGCTCGCGTATTGTTGTTCGCGGCCAGTCCGCTCAATAACTCGAGCAACGACCTGGGCAAGTGGAAAAAAGCGGCAGATGCTGCCCTGGCTATCATCAACCTGAACAAATTCGCGCTGGAGACCAGCTACGCTAACGTGCTACAAGTGTCATCATCAAAAGAGTACATCCGCATATGGCCACGCGGTGGACGTTCGTACATCGGTACTTACATCAGCGACTTTTTAGTGCCGATCAGCTACGGCGGTCAGCAATCCAATCTGTCACCTACACAGAACCACGTTGACCTTTATGAGATGAGCAACGGTAAGCCGATCACCGACCCTACATCGGGGTACAATCCGCAGGCACCTTACACCAACCGTGATCCCCGCTTTTATGTCAACATCCTTTACAATGGCGCCACATGGCAGGGTAGAGCAGTGCAAACCTGGCAAACTAATCCTAACTCCGCAGGTGTGATCACCTACGGTACCGATATAAGCACCGCTATCTCGATCACCAAGACCAGCTATTACCTGAAACGCCTATGGCCCGAAACATCACGCTCAGGTTCAACGGCCAGTGCGCTGCTCAACTTTGTTTACTACCGCTATGCCGAGGTGCTGATCAACTACGCGGAGGCACTGAACGAGGCCGAAGGCCCCGTACAGGCGGTATACAATTCGGTAGATGCCATCAGGCAGCGTGCGGGTATGCCTAAGCTACCGGCCGGCTTAACTCAAGCGCAAATGCGTGACCGCATCCGGAACGAGCGTGCCGTTGAATTTGCCTTTGAAGACATGCGTTGGTGGGACATCCTGCGCTGGAAAAAAGGCCCCGCTATAGTGGCTCAACCGATGAAAGGCATGAAAGTGATCAAGAACCCTGACAATTCTTTTACTTACAACGTCGTGGAGCTTCCTGCTTTTCAAAAGGTATTTGAGGACTATATGCATCTGTACCCTATCCCTCGTGCTGAAATGAACAAGACCTCTGGTGCATTGAAGCAAAACCCAGGCTGGAACTAA